A portion of the uncultured Draconibacterium sp. genome contains these proteins:
- a CDS encoding porin family protein, with the protein MKQKIKITGKSLRAILMVGVLTIGFSFMSKAQLSYGVRIDAEAACQSDLLELANNCDVRFSPSVGLIGKYNFTEGFALKSGLMYQQKGRNFTEADVDVTNKLDYLTLPLKAEFSAGEKAGFKNGQRFYFAVGPYLSYKLDAEGKLDGVKYDMNTETKDFDAGLGLELGLEFPVFNQKVLQVGLNYDMGFVEVYKDTPDLHNKMASISLGLLF; encoded by the coding sequence ATGAAACAGAAAATTAAAATTACAGGAAAAAGTCTTCGTGCCATTTTAATGGTTGGAGTATTAACCATCGGCTTTTCATTCATGTCAAAAGCCCAATTGAGTTATGGTGTTAGAATAGATGCAGAGGCAGCTTGCCAGTCTGATTTACTTGAACTTGCCAACAATTGCGATGTGCGATTCAGCCCATCTGTAGGTTTGATCGGGAAATACAATTTTACCGAGGGATTTGCACTGAAAAGTGGCTTAATGTATCAGCAAAAAGGTAGAAATTTTACTGAAGCTGATGTAGATGTTACCAATAAGTTAGACTACTTAACCTTGCCACTAAAAGCTGAATTTTCGGCAGGTGAAAAGGCCGGATTCAAAAACGGACAACGGTTCTACTTTGCTGTAGGACCATACCTAAGTTACAAATTAGATGCTGAAGGCAAGTTAGACGGTGTTAAATATGATATGAACACTGAAACCAAAGATTTTGATGCCGGCCTGGGGCTGGAGCTTGGATTGGAGTTCCCGGTTTTTAACCAAAAAGTATTGCAGGTAGGTTTAAACTACGATATGGGCTTTGTTGAAGTGTACAAAGATACTCCCGATTTACACAATAAAATGGCCTCCATAAGTCTTGGATTATTGTTCTAA
- a CDS encoding TetR/AcrR family transcriptional regulator, with amino-acid sequence MRANSKEQIIEAAGVVFERYGFKKTTMDDIAYAAGKGKSSLYYYFKNKEEVFEAVVAHEAEHLLNEINASINVSKPAVEKLRSYVNIRMKRFVQRGNLATALNDNFLATFSFIEKIRNNYRDIEIDMIGEIIKEGIEKNEFKPVDTNFIAEAILTCMIGFEVPLLTKSNATDESVEKINNVIDMFFYGICT; translated from the coding sequence ATGAGAGCAAATTCGAAAGAACAAATAATTGAAGCAGCAGGTGTCGTTTTTGAACGTTATGGTTTTAAAAAAACTACCATGGACGATATAGCTTATGCTGCCGGAAAAGGAAAGAGTTCGCTCTATTACTATTTTAAAAACAAGGAGGAAGTATTTGAAGCTGTTGTTGCTCATGAAGCTGAGCACCTGTTAAACGAAATAAACGCCTCGATAAATGTATCGAAACCAGCTGTTGAAAAACTTAGAAGCTATGTTAATATCAGAATGAAACGTTTTGTTCAAAGGGGCAACCTGGCAACTGCGCTAAATGATAATTTTCTGGCGACTTTTTCATTTATTGAAAAGATTCGTAACAACTATCGAGACATTGAAATAGATATGATTGGCGAAATCATTAAAGAGGGTATCGAAAAAAATGAATTTAAACCTGTTGATACAAACTTTATTGCTGAAGCCATTTTAACATGTATGATTGGTTTTGAAGTTCCTTTATTGACAAAATCAAATGCAACTGACGAGTCTGTTGAAAAGATAAATAATGTGATTGATATGTTTTTTTACGGGATATGTACCTAA